A window of Lepidochelys kempii isolate rLepKem1 chromosome 1, rLepKem1.hap2, whole genome shotgun sequence contains these coding sequences:
- the P2RY2 gene encoding P2Y purinoceptor 2 isoform X2, with amino-acid sequence MENFMVLRSWNTSANSSTVDCSVEDNTYKCKFDEEFKYILLPVSYGIVCVVGLCLNLLALYVFLFRIKTWNASTTYMFNLAVSDTLYVVSLPLLVYYYAKGDNWPFSVGLCKIVRFLFYTNLYCSILFLLCISVHRFLGICFPLKSLQWGRVRYARRVSGVVWLVIITCQSPVLFFVTTSVRCKTITCHDTSSKELFGQFVIYSSVMLVLLFCIPFLTIIVCYYLMARKLLQPTRGTSRRSKSKKKSVKMIIVVLVVFIICFLPFHVTRTLYYSFRSWDLSCGTLNAINLAYKVTRPLASTNSCLDPILYFLVGQRFVKFAGNKMPVKTPNRTALKVTPTSNTGTSNNLDMIAKM; translated from the coding sequence ATGGAGAACTTTATGGTTCTGCGCTCCTGGAACACGAGCGCCAACTCATCCACTGTGGACTGCAGCGTGGAAGACAACACGTACAAGTGCAAATTTGACGAGGAGTTCAAGTACATTCTGCTGCCCGTCTCCTACGGCATCGTGTGCGTCGTGGGGCTGTGCCTCAACCTGCTGGCCCTCTACGTCTTCCTCTTCAGGATCAAGACCTGGAACGCCTCCACCACGTACATGTTCAACCTGGCCGTGTCCGACACACTCTACGTGGTTTCCCTGCCCTTGCTGGTGTATTACTACGCCAAGGGGGACAATTGGCCTTTCAGTGTGGGCTTGTGTAAAATAGTCCGTTTCCTGTTCTACACCAACCTctactgcagcatcctcttcctgCTCTGCATCAGTGTCCACCGTTTCCTGGGCATCTGCTTCCCGCTGAAGTCACTGCAGTGGGGCCGTGTCCGCTACGCGCGGAGGGTGTCAGGGGTCGTCTGGTTGGTCATAATCACGTGCCAATCACCGGTGCTCTTCTTTGTCACCACCAGTGTGAGGTGCAAGACTATCACCTGCCACGACACGTCGAGCAAGGAGCTCTTCGGCCAGTTCGTCATCTACAGCTCGGTGATGCTGGTGCTGCTGTTCTGCATCCCTTTCCTGACTATCATCGTGTGCTACTACCTGATGGCTCGGAAGCTGCTGCAGCCCACCCGGGGGACCTCCAGGAGGTCTAAGTCCAAAAAGAAGTCAGTCAAGATGATCATTGTTGTCCTGGTGGTCTTCATCATCTGCTTCCTTCCTTTCCATGTCACTCGCACCTTGTACTACTCCTTCCGGAGCTGGGACCTTAGCTGCGGGACCCTCAATGCCATTAACTTAGCCTACAAAGTGACCAGGCCCTTAGCTAGCACCAACAGCTGCCTGGATCCCATTTTGTACTTCTTAGTAGGCCAAAGGTTTGTGAAGTTCGCAGGCAACAAAATGCCAGTGAAAACTCCAAACCGAACGGCCCTGAAGGTAACTCCCACCAGTAACACAGGAACCAGCAACAACCTAGATATGATAGCCAAAATGTGA
- the P2RY2 gene encoding P2Y purinoceptor 2 isoform X1 has protein sequence MVSIQNNSYLSRAMENFMVLRSWNTSANSSTVDCSVEDNTYKCKFDEEFKYILLPVSYGIVCVVGLCLNLLALYVFLFRIKTWNASTTYMFNLAVSDTLYVVSLPLLVYYYAKGDNWPFSVGLCKIVRFLFYTNLYCSILFLLCISVHRFLGICFPLKSLQWGRVRYARRVSGVVWLVIITCQSPVLFFVTTSVRCKTITCHDTSSKELFGQFVIYSSVMLVLLFCIPFLTIIVCYYLMARKLLQPTRGTSRRSKSKKKSVKMIIVVLVVFIICFLPFHVTRTLYYSFRSWDLSCGTLNAINLAYKVTRPLASTNSCLDPILYFLVGQRFVKFAGNKMPVKTPNRTALKVTPTSNTGTSNNLDMIAKM, from the exons ATGGTGTCGATACAGAATAACTCCTACCTGTCTAG GGCAATGGAGAACTTTATGGTTCTGCGCTCCTGGAACACGAGCGCCAACTCATCCACTGTGGACTGCAGCGTGGAAGACAACACGTACAAGTGCAAATTTGACGAGGAGTTCAAGTACATTCTGCTGCCCGTCTCCTACGGCATCGTGTGCGTCGTGGGGCTGTGCCTCAACCTGCTGGCCCTCTACGTCTTCCTCTTCAGGATCAAGACCTGGAACGCCTCCACCACGTACATGTTCAACCTGGCCGTGTCCGACACACTCTACGTGGTTTCCCTGCCCTTGCTGGTGTATTACTACGCCAAGGGGGACAATTGGCCTTTCAGTGTGGGCTTGTGTAAAATAGTCCGTTTCCTGTTCTACACCAACCTctactgcagcatcctcttcctgCTCTGCATCAGTGTCCACCGTTTCCTGGGCATCTGCTTCCCGCTGAAGTCACTGCAGTGGGGCCGTGTCCGCTACGCGCGGAGGGTGTCAGGGGTCGTCTGGTTGGTCATAATCACGTGCCAATCACCGGTGCTCTTCTTTGTCACCACCAGTGTGAGGTGCAAGACTATCACCTGCCACGACACGTCGAGCAAGGAGCTCTTCGGCCAGTTCGTCATCTACAGCTCGGTGATGCTGGTGCTGCTGTTCTGCATCCCTTTCCTGACTATCATCGTGTGCTACTACCTGATGGCTCGGAAGCTGCTGCAGCCCACCCGGGGGACCTCCAGGAGGTCTAAGTCCAAAAAGAAGTCAGTCAAGATGATCATTGTTGTCCTGGTGGTCTTCATCATCTGCTTCCTTCCTTTCCATGTCACTCGCACCTTGTACTACTCCTTCCGGAGCTGGGACCTTAGCTGCGGGACCCTCAATGCCATTAACTTAGCCTACAAAGTGACCAGGCCCTTAGCTAGCACCAACAGCTGCCTGGATCCCATTTTGTACTTCTTAGTAGGCCAAAGGTTTGTGAAGTTCGCAGGCAACAAAATGCCAGTGAAAACTCCAAACCGAACGGCCCTGAAGGTAACTCCCACCAGTAACACAGGAACCAGCAACAACCTAGATATGATAGCCAAAATGTGA